The genomic stretch AGAGGGTCACCTTCCCGGCCTCGTCGATCATCTCCACGAGCTTGTCGATCTCGGCGTCGCCCGGCCGGACGGTGGGCCGGGAGGTGACGAGGGCGCTCTGCGCGGCCTTCTCCGGGGCCGGTTCGGCGGCGATGTCACCGGGCAGCGAGACCACGCTGACGCCGCTCTGCCCGACCGCGTGCTGGATGGCGCTCTGCAGCAGCCGGGGCATCTGCTTCCGGTGCGAGATCAGTTCGCTGTAGTGGCTGCACTCCTGGAAGAGCCGGTCGGGATGGGTCTCCTGGAAGTAGCCGAGGCCGATCTCGCTGGACGGGATGTGCGAGGCGAGCGCGAGCACCGGGGCCATCGAGCGGTGCGCGTCGTACAGGCCGTTGATCAGGTGCAGATTGCCCGGGCCGCAGGACCCGGCGCACGCGGCCAGCTTCCCGGTGATCTGAGCCTCGGCTCCGGCCGCGAAGGCGGCGGTCTCCTCGTGGCGTACGTGGATCCAGTCGATGGCGGAGTTGCGGCGGACGGCGTCCACCACCGGGTTGAGGCTGTCACCGACCACGCCGTAGAGCCGGCGTACGCCGGCGCGGACGAGGATGTCGACGAACTGCTCCGCTACATTCTGTTTGGCCATGTTGTCTCGTCTGCCCCTCCGGTGGCTCCGCTTACCTCCGTGGTCCTCGGTTCCATCCATTCACCGGGGCAGGGGTCACGGCGTCGCGGGGGCACCCGTCACGCCTCCCACACGGCCGCCGCCGTACGGTCGTCGGCGTAGCCCTTCACCCGTACCTGGGCGTCGGCGAGGAACGCGGCGAGGCCGGGCGGGGTACGGCCGGACCAGCGGCGGGCCAGGTAGGCGCAGAGGGCGGCCTCGCCACGCAGCGGCTCGGCCAGACCGGCGCTGCACATGACCAGCGCATCCCCCGGGCGGGCCAGCGAGGCACGGAACCGGAACGGCTCGCGAGGCGGCTCGGGCGCCGGCTCGTACGGGCTCGGCGGGGTCGGGATGCCGAGGTCCATGGTGAACCGGTCGCCCTCGGGGGTCTCGGCGAACGTACTGCCGGGGTCGTCGGGCGTGACGTGCGGTTCGATGTCCTGCCACGCGCCGTCCCGCAGCCGGAACAGGCCGCCGTCGCCGACCCCGAAGAACACGCGCGTACGGCAGTCGGGGTCGGCAGGCAGCAGCAGACAGCGCAGGCTCGCCGTGTACGCCTCCGGGTCGGCGCCCTGTTCGGCGGCGCTCGCGCGGAGTCTGCCGAGGCTGCGGTCGGTCAGCCGCTGCAGACCCGACTTCAGCTCGCCGCGCCGGGCCGCCCGGATGTCCTCCACGAGCCGCTGATGGCTGCGGCCCACGGTCCGCCCGATCCACCGGCACGCCTCGGCCGCCGCGAGATGCGCGTCCGGCATGCCGCGCACGCCGGTCGCCATCGCGACGAGCACCAGCGCCTGCTCGCCCGCCCCGAACCGGGCGGTGAGCAGCGAGTCCCGGCGCGGTTCACCCCGGTACCGCGCCGAGTCCCCGCGCAGCGACACGGCCCGCAAGGTGCAGGCCCCATAGCGGGCGCCGTCCAGCACAGTGTCCGCGACCAGTTCCCCCAGCCCCTCCGGATCGGCACCGGGCAACGCGGTGGGCTCCGGGTCGTAGGTGGGCGGCCCGGAACCGACGTAGTCGATGGCGGTGGGGGTGGAGGTGGGGGTACGAGGGCGGAGGGGGGCACGGGGTCTTCTGCGG from Streptomyces roseochromogenus subsp. oscitans DS 12.976 encodes the following:
- a CDS encoding protein phosphatase 2C domain-containing protein, encoding MPGADPEGLGELVADTVLDGARYGACTLRAVSLRGDSARYRGEPRRDSLLTARFGAGEQALVLVAMATGVRGMPDAHLAAAEACRWIGRTVGRSHQRLVEDIRAARRGELKSGLQRLTDRSLGRLRASAAEQGADPEAYTASLRCLLLPADPDCRTRVFFGVGDGGLFRLRDGAWQDIEPHVTPDDPGSTFAETPEGDRFTMDLGIPTPPSPYEPAPEPPREPFRFRASLARPGDALVMCSAGLAEPLRGEAALCAYLARRWSGRTPPGLAAFLADAQVRVKGYADDRTAAAVWEA